GTCTCCGGCCGGGCCAGCTCGCCCAGGGAGCCGCCGTACTCGACCTGGATGCCGGCCGCGCGCAGCGGCTGGACGGCGGCGTCGATCCCGTGCAGGTAGTCCTGCCCGAGCGAGGAGGGGCTCTGGTCGAAACGCACCGTGAGGTAGGCGATGGTGCCGTCGGCGGAGACCGGCGAGGGGTTCGGCGGCTGCGCGGGCGCCGTGGCCGGCAGCGGGTTCGTCACCGCGAGGACGTGCGGGAGCTGCTGGAGCGCGGCGGTGGTCTGCCCCAGCTGGGCCTGGACGGAGGTCAGCGGCCCGGCGGCGTCGTGCAGCACGATCTGGGAGCTGAAGCCGCCGGCCGAGGGCTGGTAGGTCTTGAGGACGTTCAGCCCGGTGTTGGACTGCGTGCCGGGCAGGGTGAAGTCGTCGGAGTAGGTGCCGCCGACGGTGCTCTGCAGGGCGTGCAGGCCACCGAGCCCGACCAGCCACAGAACGATGACGACCACGAAGTGGCGCGCGCACCACTCCCCCAGTGCCCGCAGCCCCTTCGGCGGGGCGGCGGAGGGGCTGGTGGCCCTGGCCCTGCGACCCGGTGCTGGCATACGGACTCCTGGGCGTACTCGCGGGGGACGACGACGGCGGGATCCGGCCCGGGCGGTGCCGCCCGACTCCCGGACGGAGCGTAGGTTCCGCGCCGGCACCCGGGGCGTTCGACACCCGGATCGGGGTGCGAACGCCGCCCATCCGACACGGATGGGCGACGATCCTCGTCATTCGGCGGTACCGGTCAGTACGCCCCGAGCTCCCGTGCCGTCGGGAAGGAGCCCTGCGCGCCGTGCCGGGTGACCGTCGCGGCGCCCACCCGGACCGCGAAGCGGGTGGCCTCGGCGAGCTGGTCCCCGGCGCCGAGGCGCCAGGCGAGCGCGCCGGTGAAGGCGTCGCCCGCGCCGGTGGTGTCCACCGCCCGGACGGCCGGGCTCGGTGTCCGGGAGCAGCCCCCGGCCTCGGCGGTGACCGCGCCGCCCGCGCCCAGGGTCACCACGACCGAGCGTGCCCCGAGCGCGAGCAGGGCCCGGGCCCACGCCTCGGGTTCGCCGCCGTCCGCGTCACCGACCGCGTCACCGACCGCCTGACCGACCGCGTCACCGACCGCGTCACCGGCTGCCTCGCCGACCGCCGCCGGCCCGCCGTCCGGGACGTCCGCTCCGCCCGGGTGCTCGCGGCCGCCGATCAGGAACAGCGCCTCGTGCTCGTTGACCACCAGCGGGTCGCAGGCCGCCAGCACCTCGGCCGGCAGCGGCGCGGCCGGCGAGGCGTTGAGCACCACCCGGGTGCCGGGCCCGACCGTACGGATCACCTCGGCCACCGTCGCCGGCGGGATCTCCAGTTGGAGCGAGACCACGGGCGCGGCCGCCAGCAACGGCGCGGCGGCGCGGACGTCCGCCACCGAGAGCAGGGCGTTGGCGCCCGCGGACACCACGATGGTGTTGTCGCCGTCGGGACCGACCGTGATCAGCGCGAGGCCGGTGGGCGCGCCTCCGCTCAGCACGCGGGAGATGTCCACCCCGGCCTCGCGCTGCGCGTGCAGCAGCAGCGCGCCGTTCGCGTCCTCGCCCACCCGGGCGAGCAGCGTGACGCGTGCGCCGAGCCGGGCGGCCGCGGCGGCCTGGTTGGCGCCCTTGCCGCCGGCGTGGGTCGCCACGTCGGAGCCGAGCACCGTCTCCCCGGGCCCGGGCAGCCGCTGCGCCCGGACGACGATGTCGGCGTTGGCCGAACCGACCACCACCAGCTCCGGGGCCGTGCCCGTGTTCTCCACCAGGTACTCCCTCACGGCGGGGCCGACGTCCTACCCGGCCATGGTGCCACCCCGGGCCCGCCGGGCGGGCTCAGCCGGTGGTGGCGGCGGCCGCGAGCTCCCGGGCGTACCAGATCTCGGCGTACGGCCCCGCGCTGTAGGCCGGGATCTCGACGTAACCGTGCCGGGCGTACAGCGCGCGGGCCTCGACCAGGTCGAGCCGGGTGTCCAGGACGATCCGTTCGGCGCCGAGTCCGCGGGCCGCCTCGTCGACCGCCGCCAGCAGGTGCCCGCCGCCTCCCGTCCCGCGCAGGGCGGGGCGGACGAACACCCGGGTCAGCTCGACCGTCCGGCCGTCCAGCACCCGCAGGCCGGCGCAGGACTGCGCCGCGCCGCCGTGACGGCCGATCAGGAACACCCCGGTGGGTGGGACGAGGTCGTCGCTCGGCGAGCCGGCGAGGCCCTCCTCGATCTCGGCGGGTGTGGAGGACCGGCCCTGGTGCAGCTCGTAGTAGCGGTCGCTGACCTCGATGTAGTAGTCGCGGAGCAGCGCCAGCGCGTCGGACGAGCCGACCGGGGCCGGGGTCACCGTCCAACCGGTCGGACGTGGGGTGGAGAGGGTCATGAGCCCGATTGTCCGGGTTCCCCTCCGGGCGCGCCCGGATTTTTCCCGCCGGCCCCCGGAGCGCGCGGCGGAGCGGCCCAATCATCCCATTCGACTCATTCGTGGACCAACGGAGCATCAGGGAGCGCCCGGACGGGACGGTCTGATCACGATTGAATGACCATACGGACCCTCGGATCGATCAGACTTTCGGATCATTGCGCGACACCGATAGGTTGCGGCCCTCACCGTCACCACGTCAGCTTCGACCTCTGAGGGATCACGTTGTCCACTCCGCCGCCCCAGGCGCCGTTCGACACTCCGCCCGCCGGGCCCAACCCCTACGCCGCACCGCCGGCCGGAGCACCCGGGCAGGACGCCTTCGGTACCCCCCAGGGCTTCGGCGCTCCGCAGCGCTTCGGCGCTCCGCCGGCCGGTGCGCCCACGCCGGGCGTCTACGGCGACGCCCCCCACGGCTACGGCGGCGTACCGCAGGGCTACGGCGCCCCGCAGGCGTTCGGGGGCCCCCAGGCGTTCGGGAACCCGCAGGCGTTCGCCGGCCCGAGCTGCCGGTTCTGCGGTTCGGTCCCGGCCGTCCAGGCCACCGTCCGGGGCCACCAGGGGTTCGTGATCATCATGCGGTTCCTCAAGCTGCAGGGGCCGTTCTGCCGCAGCTGCGGCATCGCCGCGCACCGCCGGATGACCGCGGACAGCCTCTGGCAGGGCTGGTGGGGCATCGGCTCCGCGTTCATCAACCCGATCACGATGCTGATCAACCTGCCCCAGCGGGCGAAGATCAACAAGCTCGCCCCGCCGCTGCCCGGCGCCCCCGGCCTGCCTGCCGACCCGGGTAAGCCGGTGTTCCGGCGCCCGGCGATCCTGGGCCTGCTGATCCCGCTGATCGTCGTCGGGGCCATCGTCTACAGCGCGCAGCGGGACCCTGGCTACGCCTCGGTCGGCGACTGCGTGCACAGCAAGCACACGGTGGTCGCCGGGGTCGAGGACAAGGACGCCGACGTGGTGGTGATCGACTGCTCCGACTCGGACGCCGACGCCAGGATCGTCGGCAAGGTGCCCGGCACCCATGACGGCGAGAGCGCCTGCACGGCGTTCTCGGACGCCGACGGCTACTACTACCGGGAGCAGGGCTCGGACCAGTACACGCTCTGCCTGCACTTCCTGAAGTAGCCGACCGGACGGTCCGGCGGCCGGAGCGCTCCCCGCTCCGGCCGCCGCCCGCTCCGGTCGCCGCCCATCGGTGCCCGCTCGGGTCCACGGCCGGTCGCCGCCCATCGGTGCCCGCTCGGGTCGCCGGACCGGTGTCGCACGCGAGTGACCTCGGAGTTCGCGGGTAGCCTCCGGCCATGGCCACCCTCGACGCGCTCGACCGCGCACTGTTCACCCGTATCGCGCTGGCCCGTCTGCCCGGAGCCCGCCCCGTCCTGCCTCGGCTGAGCCGGGCCGCCGACCACGGTGTGCTCTGGATGTCCTCGGCCGCCGTGCTCGCCGCGGTCGGCGGGCGCACGGGGCGGCGGGCGGCGATGCGCGGCGTCGGCTCGCTCGCGGTGGCCTCCGCGGTCGCCAACGTGGCGGCCAAACACCTGACCCGCCGTCCGCGCCCGCTGCTCGACCAGGTGCCGGTGATACGCCGGTTGGTCCGACAGCCCTTCACCACCTCCTTCCCCTCCGGCCACTCCGCCTCGGCGGCGGCCTTCGCGGTCGGCGTGGCGATCGAGGCCCCGCTGCTCGGGGCGCTGGTCGTCGCGCCGGTGGCGGGAGCGGTCGCGGCCTCCCGGATCTACGTGGGCGCGCACTACCCGGGCGACGTCCTGGCCGGTCTCGCGCTGGGTGCCGGCGCCGCCGCACTGACCCTGCGCTGGTGGCCCCGGCACGTCGAGAGCCCGGTGCCGGCGGCGCCGGCCCGGGTGGCGGTGCCCGCACTGCCGGGCGGCGCCGGACTCTGCGTGGTCGTCAACGCCAACTCGGGCCGCGGCAACGGCAACGAGCAGGATTCGCCGGCGGGGCGGCTGGCCGAGCTGCTCCCGGGGGCCGACGTCAGGACTGCCGGCCCGGACGACGACCTCGTGGCGCTGCTGGAGTCGGCCGCCGAGGACGCGGCCGCACGCGGCGGAGCCCTCGGAGTCTGCGGCGGCGACGGCACCGTGAACGTGGCCGCGACGGTCGCGGCCCGGCGCGGCCTGCCGCTGGCGGTCTTCCCCGGCGGCACGCTCAACCACTTCGCCGTCGATCTCGGCATCCGCACGCTGGACGCGGGCGCGGCGGCCGTGGAGGCCGGCAACGGCTGCGCGGTCGATCTGGGGCTGGCCACCGACGACCGCGGGCAGCGGGTGTTCGCCAACACCTTCAGTCTCGGCGTCTACCCCGAACTGGTACAGCTGCGCGAGAAGTTGGAGGGCCGGCTGGGCAAGTGGCCGGCGCTGGCCGTCGCGGTGGCTCGCGCCCTCGTCAAGGCCGAACCGGTCGAGGTCGAGGTCTCCGGCGTACCGCGCCGACTGTGGCTGCTGTTCGCCGGCAACGGCGTCTACGACCCGCCCGGGTTCGCGCCCACCCGCCGCACCGGGCTCGCCGACGGCCTGCTGGACGTGCGCACCGTCGACGGCAGCAGCCCGTTCGCGCGGACCCGGCTGGCCGGCGCCCTGCTCTCGGGCACCCTCGGCCGCTCACGGGTCTACCGGGCCGCTCGACTGTCGGCGCTGGAGGTGACCTCGCTCGGGACGGCCCGCCGGATGTCGGTGGACGGCGAGGCGGTACCGGCCACCGGGAGTCTGCGGCTGGCCAAGGCCCGGGCCGGCCTCACGGTCTACCGCCCCACCGATCCCGAGCCCGCCTGACCGCCCGAGCACCTGTCTGACCGCCCGCCCGGCCACCTGAACGCCTGCCGGACCGGCAACCCGGCCCGGTGACCCGCGAGGCGCACTGCCGGCCCGACCCCCGGGCCGGCAGTGCGCCTCGCTACTGCTCTGACCGCCGCACAGGTTCACCGGGATTCTGCTGGCGAAGGCCGGGACCGATTGGATGGGGGCTGACGAGCTGGACCGGATCGAGCACGTGCTGGCCGCCCGACGCCGTGAACGCGCACGCATCCGCGGCGAAAAGGACATCCGCTGGGGCGGGCGTCCCATCCCCGCCGGACGGCGTCAGATCCTCACGTCGAGGACTGCATGACGACCTGCTCACCCTCTCCCTTCGGTTCCTCGAAGGTGGCCAGGTAGCGGTTGAACAGCGCCTCGTCCACGGTGACGGCGTTGGCACCCTCTACACCGCTCCGTACTGCGAGGCGGCGCTCCAGCGTCGTCCGGTCAGCCTTGAGGTGGACCAGTTCCCAGTGGCAACCGTGGTGCTCGATCAGCGCCTTGTAGTCGTCGCGAGCGGCGCGACTCCAGAAGCTGTAGTCCACCACCACGTCGCGCCCGGCCAGCACCAGCTCGACCAGTTCCTGCCGTTGCTCGCGGCGGATCACTTCCTTGAGCCGGTCGAACGCCTCAGCTTCCAGCACCAGGCCGGCGTCGCGCTGCCCGAGTCGTTGCCAGACCACTTCGTCGATCGACAACCGGGCGAAACCGCGTCGCACCAGATCCATCGCGTAGGTGGTCTTGCCCGCTCCGGGAAGACCGCACATCAGCACCACCGTGCTCAATTGCTCCGTCACGGAGCCAGGTTAGACCGACCGCCCCGGCGAACCCATGCGGTCAGAGCACTCGTCCGCCGCCGTCCGGGGCGTTCAGCGCTCCCCGGCGCGCTCACCTTCCGCTCGGCGCGCCGGGCAGGCCCTCCGGCAGGGGCTGCTCGGACCAGATCGTCTTGCCCGAGCGGGTGTACCGGCTGCCCCACCGGCTGGACACCTGCGCGACCAGGAAGAGTCCGCGCCCGCCCTCCTCGGTGGCCAGCGCCCGGCGCATCCGGGGCTGGGTGCTGCTCGGGTCGGAGACCTCGCAGACCAGCACGCCCGCCCGGATGAGCCGCACCTCGACCGGACCGCCCGCGTACCGGATGGCGTTGGTGACCAGTTCGCTCACCACCAGTTCGGTCGGGAACACCAGGTCCTCCAGCCCCCAGCGCTCCAGTTGCTCGCCGACCAGCCGCCGGGCCCGGGAGACGACCACCGGATCGGCCTCCAGCGTCCAGGAGGCGGTGTCCTGCGGTGGAACGATCCTGGTCCGGGCCAGCAGCAGGGTCACGTCGTCCGGCAGGCGGACCGGGGGGAGACCGCCGGTCACGTCCCGCCCGACGGCCTTGAGCGGGCGGCGCAGCACGTCCGCCTCCAGCAGCCGGGTGCGCAGCTCGGCCATGCCCTCGTCGAGGTCCCCCTCGCCCCGCTCGACCAGGCCGTCGGTGTACAGCGCCAGCACGCTGCCGGCCGCCACCTCGAAGTCCACCGGCTCGAACGGCAGGCCGCCCACCCCCAGCGGCGGGCCGGGGTTGAGCCGGACGAACTCGACGCTGCCGTCCGGGCGGACCACGGCCGGCGGCGGGTGACCGGCGCTGGCCACCGTGCAGCAGCCCGACACGGGGTCGTAGACCGCGTACAGGCAGGTCGCGCCGACGGAGGAGTCCTGGGCGGTGCGCTGTGGGGCGTCCTCCTCGTCGAGGTCGCCGGCCGCCTCGACGGTGAGCTGGGCGACCAGGTCGTCCAGGTGCAGGAGCAGTTCCTCCGGATCGAGGTCCAGATCGGCCAGCGCCCGTACGGCCGTCCGCAGCCGCCCCATCGTGGCGGTGGCCTGCAGGCCGTGCCCGACCACGTCGCCGACCACCAGGGCGACCCGGGCCGAGGACAGCGGGATCACGTCGAACCAGTCGCCGCCGACCCCACTGGCCGCGTCCGTGGGCAGGTAGATGCTGTCGGTCTGGGCCGCGACGATGTCGGTCGCCGCCGGCGGGAGGAGGCTGCGTTGAAGGCTCACGGCGGCCCGGTGCTCGCGGGTGTAGCGGCGCGCGTTGTCGACGGCGAGCGCCGCGCGGCTGGCGATCTCCTGGAGCAGCGAGAGGTTCTCGTCGTCGAACGGGGGACGGTCGCTGCCACGCCACACGGTGACGGTGCCGAGAAAGCCGCCCCTGGCCAGCAGGGGCGCGCTGATCGGCCGCCGGGTCTCCTGGCCCTGGTCCGTCCCGGCGGTGGCGGTGCGGCGC
The sequence above is drawn from the Kitasatospora sp. NBC_00315 genome and encodes:
- a CDS encoding bifunctional phosphatase PAP2/diacylglycerol kinase family protein, encoding MATLDALDRALFTRIALARLPGARPVLPRLSRAADHGVLWMSSAAVLAAVGGRTGRRAAMRGVGSLAVASAVANVAAKHLTRRPRPLLDQVPVIRRLVRQPFTTSFPSGHSASAAAFAVGVAIEAPLLGALVVAPVAGAVAASRIYVGAHYPGDVLAGLALGAGAAALTLRWWPRHVESPVPAAPARVAVPALPGGAGLCVVVNANSGRGNGNEQDSPAGRLAELLPGADVRTAGPDDDLVALLESAAEDAAARGGALGVCGGDGTVNVAATVAARRGLPLAVFPGGTLNHFAVDLGIRTLDAGAAAVEAGNGCAVDLGLATDDRGQRVFANTFSLGVYPELVQLREKLEGRLGKWPALAVAVARALVKAEPVEVEVSGVPRRLWLLFAGNGVYDPPGFAPTRRTGLADGLLDVRTVDGSSPFARTRLAGALLSGTLGRSRVYRAARLSALEVTSLGTARRMSVDGEAVPATGSLRLAKARAGLTVYRPTDPEPA
- a CDS encoding ribokinase gives rise to the protein MVENTGTAPELVVVGSANADIVVRAQRLPGPGETVLGSDVATHAGGKGANQAAAAARLGARVTLLARVGEDANGALLLHAQREAGVDISRVLSGGAPTGLALITVGPDGDNTIVVSAGANALLSVADVRAAAPLLAAAPVVSLQLEIPPATVAEVIRTVGPGTRVVLNASPAAPLPAEVLAACDPLVVNEHEALFLIGGREHPGGADVPDGGPAAVGEAAGDAVGDAVGQAVGDAVGDADGGEPEAWARALLALGARSVVVTLGAGGAVTAEAGGCSRTPSPAVRAVDTTGAGDAFTGALAWRLGAGDQLAEATRFAVRVGAATVTRHGAQGSFPTARELGAY
- a CDS encoding AAA family ATPase, producing MTEQLSTVVLMCGLPGAGKTTYAMDLVRRGFARLSIDEVVWQRLGQRDAGLVLEAEAFDRLKEVIRREQRQELVELVLAGRDVVVDYSFWSRAARDDYKALIEHHGCHWELVHLKADRTTLERRLAVRSGVEGANAVTVDEALFNRYLATFEEPKGEGEQVVMQSST
- a CDS encoding SpoIIE family protein phosphatase, with protein sequence MRGADRYRSPFEAESTAGALVDEDGIVVGWTSAARELLEIRAAEVCGRPVSALLADPSDWPDVLAQRTAGAWTGRATLRHGSRRELDIDFRVLPLSAGVRGGAGADGDGPRRGSGMLVLGAPTALVAKWRQDHAFTQQLFLQDRIGLAVFDEELRLLRTNSHLMPYTGVPADLSGFRVEDFLQPEDARSITTHLLEVLRSGVPRFGTEARVRTRDDSGDGRVMMFTAFRLQEDQGPPIGVTIAFTDVTDFDRARQRLEVLHRSTVALGGSLSVTRITEDLAGVLVPALADVAAIDIAEAVLTGEEPAPEDQRQTAVRRTATAGTDQGQETRRPISAPLLARGGFLGTVTVWRGSDRPPFDDENLSLLQEIASRAALAVDNARRYTREHRAAVSLQRSLLPPAATDIVAAQTDSIYLPTDAASGVGGDWFDVIPLSSARVALVVGDVVGHGLQATATMGRLRTAVRALADLDLDPEELLLHLDDLVAQLTVEAAGDLDEEDAPQRTAQDSSVGATCLYAVYDPVSGCCTVASAGHPPPAVVRPDGSVEFVRLNPGPPLGVGGLPFEPVDFEVAAGSVLALYTDGLVERGEGDLDEGMAELRTRLLEADVLRRPLKAVGRDVTGGLPPVRLPDDVTLLLARTRIVPPQDTASWTLEADPVVVSRARRLVGEQLERWGLEDLVFPTELVVSELVTNAIRYAGGPVEVRLIRAGVLVCEVSDPSSTQPRMRRALATEEGGRGLFLVAQVSSRWGSRYTRSGKTIWSEQPLPEGLPGAPSGR
- a CDS encoding GNAT family N-acetyltransferase; its protein translation is MTLSTPRPTGWTVTPAPVGSSDALALLRDYYIEVSDRYYELHQGRSSTPAEIEEGLAGSPSDDLVPPTGVFLIGRHGGAAQSCAGLRVLDGRTVELTRVFVRPALRGTGGGGHLLAAVDEAARGLGAERIVLDTRLDLVEARALYARHGYVEIPAYSAGPYAEIWYARELAAAATTG